The window CGGGAATCATTGAAGTTACGTTCACTAAAAGAGTTGGCAAGGAAAAGCTCGTTTGCTTCCTCTAGTTTTTCTTCATGTTTTAATGTAATTCCAGTAAAGAGTGAAGATTTCTTTTGTATTTCTGGTAACAGGTCCTTCTCAAGCTTTTCAAATACACTATGGTCAACGATTGCAACAGGAGTGCCACCGCTAGTAAAATACCATGAAATATGATGCTCGTTTCTCATTCCTAGATAGGACTGTGAAATCACGAGATTCTTCCCTTTTAGTTCAATGTTTCCAGCATCCTTTAGAGGCATGAACTTTTGGAGTGCATCGTGGTAGCCGGTAAAATACGTTTCATCGGGAGCAACAGCTGCTCCTTTTACACTTTCCTCACTTATAACTGAAATTTGCATAGAGTCAGAGTCTGAAATTCCTCCTTCAAATTCTGTTAGCATAATTTCCTCAAGATTAGCCGGAACTTGAATTACAGGGATTTCTTTCTTTGTAAAAGGGATAGTATTCTCCTCCAGTAGGCTAGTAAACTGCCTGGCATCTTCCTGTGTTACAAATGCGAAATCAGCTGCAATATTTTTGCGGGCAGATTCTTCGGCAGAATAGTAGGAGATGTAGCTTAATGAAAGCAATCCAATTGCAAGGGCAGATACGGTTGTAATGATTGTCAGCAACAGCGCATTTGATTTCATCCGGAACATTATGCTCGAAAGGGACAGCACTTCATTGACTGTTAAATATCCGTCTTTCATTTTACGGATTAATTGAAAGACAAAGCTGACTGAGCCTTTGTAAAAAAAGTATGTTCCTATGATGACCGATCCCAGGATAAAAATCATTGCCATGAATAGTTTGTTCATTTCTGTAATGTCACCACTAAACAGCCTTGAAGAAACATAATAACCAGTGGCAATCAATCCAATGCCCATGATACCCATGAGAATTTCCCAAACAGACAATTTTTTTACCCGTGTCTCAGTTGAGCTAGTAACACGGAAAAGGGACAAAATACTCTGCCTTTTAATAAATGCATAATTCATGCACATGATTAATAAATAAATCAAACTAAAGACCCCAACTGTTTGATAAAAGGCCTGTGAAGAAAAATTAAGGCTCGCTTCCAGTTCAATTTGCAGGATTTTAAAGAGAATCATCATGATTAGCTTTGAAAAAGAAAACCCTATAAATATCCCAATCGCCATGGAGCAAAAGTAAAGGATACAATTTTCGGCAGTGAGAATGCGGAATATCCGCGATTTCGTCATACCAATCAACTGGAATAAGCCAATCTCCTTGCTTCGGCGCTTAATAAAGATGTTATTTGCAAACAGCAGAAAAACTGTAACGATTCCAACTAGCAGGACCGATGCGGCCCTAATAGAAGCAGCGCCCTTGATGGTCCCTTTTGTCTCATCCATTGCAGGATCATATTGCAGGGTAACAAAAGCGAAATAAAGCGCTACAGTAAAGACCAATGCAAAGACATAAAGATAATAATTCTTTAGGTTCTTTTTCAGGTTTCGGAAAATGAGTGAATTAATGCTCATATTGTACACCGCCCAAAACACCCTGGGTTTTGATGATATCCTTGAAGAAAGCCTGCCGCGTTTCATCGCCCTTGGTCAGCTGTGTATAAATCTGGCCATCTTTAATGAAAATTACCCGGCTACAATAGCTAGCTGCCGCGGGGTCATGGGTAACCATTACAATGGTTGAGTGCCGTTTCACATTTAATTGGCTAAGCTTGTTTAATAGGTCAGAAGCTGATTTTGAATCCAGGGCTCCTGTCGGTTCGTCAGC is drawn from Bacillus sp. FJAT-18017 and contains these coding sequences:
- a CDS encoding FtsX-like permease family protein, giving the protein MSINSLIFRNLKKNLKNYYLYVFALVFTVALYFAFVTLQYDPAMDETKGTIKGAASIRAASVLLVGIVTVFLLFANNIFIKRRSKEIGLFQLIGMTKSRIFRILTAENCILYFCSMAIGIFIGFSFSKLIMMILFKILQIELEASLNFSSQAFYQTVGVFSLIYLLIMCMNYAFIKRQSILSLFRVTSSTETRVKKLSVWEILMGIMGIGLIATGYYVSSRLFSGDITEMNKLFMAMIFILGSVIIGTYFFYKGSVSFVFQLIRKMKDGYLTVNEVLSLSSIMFRMKSNALLLTIITTVSALAIGLLSLSYISYYSAEESARKNIAADFAFVTQEDARQFTSLLEENTIPFTKKEIPVIQVPANLEEIMLTEFEGGISDSDSMQISVISEESVKGAAVAPDETYFTGYHDALQKFMPLKDAGNIELKGKNLVISQSYLGMRNEHHISWYFTSGGTPVAIVDHSVFEKLEKDLLPEIQKKSSLFTGITLKHEEKLEEANELFLANSFSERNFNDSRLQMSIDQKMTFGLIMFIVGFLGLTFLITSGCILYFKQMDESEDEKPNYTILRKLGFTRNDLLKGIQAKQLFNFGIPLAIGLLHSYFAVQSGWFFFGTELWTPMIMVMVLYTVLYSIFGLLSIMYYRKVIKEAL